A region of Solanum dulcamara chromosome 7, daSolDulc1.2, whole genome shotgun sequence DNA encodes the following proteins:
- the LOC129895053 gene encoding aquaporin PIP1-2, which produces MEHREEDVRLGANKYSERQAIGTAAQSQDKDYKEPPPAPLFEPGELMSWSFYRAGIAEFVATFLFLYITVLTVMGVSKSDSKCSTVGIQGIAWAFGGMIFALVYCTAGISGGHINPAVTFGLFLARKLSLTRALFYMIMQCLGAICGAGVVKAFGKTLYETKGGGANVVNVGYTKGDGLGAEIIGTFVLVYTVFSATDAKRSARDSHVPILAPLPIGFAVFLVHLATIPITGTGINPARSLGAAIIYNKEHAWNDHWIFWVGPFIGAALAALYHQVVIRAIPFKSK; this is translated from the exons ATGGAGCACAGAGAAGAGGATGTGAGATTGGGTGCTAACAAATACTCAGAGAGGCAAGCAATTGGGACAGCAGCACAGAGTCAAGACAAGGATTACAAGGAGCCACCACCAGCTCCCCTGTTTGAGCCAGGGGAGTTGATGTCTTGGTCTTTCTATCGTGCTGGAATTGCTGAATTCGTGGCCACTTTCCTCTTCCTTTATATCACTGTTTTAACCGTAATGGGTGTTTCTAAATCCGATTCCAAATGTTCAACTGTTGGAATTCAAGGCATTGCTTGGGCTTTTGGTGGCATGATCTTTGCCTTAGTCTACTGTACTGCCGGCATTTCAG GGGGCCACATAAATCCAGCAGTGACATTTGGGCTTTTCTTGGCAAGGAAATTGTCGTTGACAAGGGCATTGTTCTACATGATTATGCAATGCCTTGGAGCCATCTGCGGTGCCGGAGTTGTCAAAGCGTTTGGAAAGACACTTTACGAAACAAAGGGTGGGGGAGCCAATGTCGTAAATGTTGGTTACACAAAGGGTGATGGCCTAGGCGCTGAAATAATCGGCACCTTTGTTCTTGTCTACACTGTTTTCTCTGCCACTGATGCCAAACGTAGCGCCCGAGATTCTCATGTCCCT ATCTTGGCACCATTGCCTATTGGATTTGCGGTGTTCCTAGTGCATTTGGCTACAATTCCAATCACTGGAACTGGTATTAACCCAGCTAGGAGTCTTGGGGCAGCCATCATCTATAACAAGGAACACGCATGGAATGACCAC TGGATATTCTGGGTTGGACCATTCATTGGGGCAGCACTAGCGGCTCTATACCACCAAGTTGTGATCAGGGCCATCCCATTCAAGTCCAAATGA